One window of the Trifolium pratense cultivar HEN17-A07 linkage group LG2, ARS_RC_1.1, whole genome shotgun sequence genome contains the following:
- the LOC123910749 gene encoding YTH domain-containing protein ECT3-like isoform X1: MASTNGSGVKEFPASAVEAQSNQAATTNHSEQQNEAHLVPIKDCITSDLTPPHTFSRDVAAGFAGTIVGVDGHNVIQELPGQQPDLSHTSYFQQPGVHESEAMPYHSQVSTSVGMQNKSVSGSVLAKNYPKSSTFANQNSSKSAHRNGSITSRLSKTMTDTEKETGILKKAPHLHSNFTAAIPPRTYNQTGSFSSFADPRRGFPHTNYRPSASTNYRPSASTNYRPSAYTNYRPSASTNYRSSASTNYRPSGPVSNDRVSLSENFRSAEFDTSKEMIRGPRFYRKNSNPESSVVKDEFAFTVCRDRYNLPDFQTKYEAAKFYMIKSFNEDDIHKGIKYDVWTSTPHGNKKLNAAFQNAEAKLSETGTQCPVFLFFSVNTSGQFVGVAEMLGPVDFKKDMKFWKLDKYNGFFPIKWHIIKDVPNRQFLHIILKHNENKCVTFSRDTQEIGLKEGLEMLKIFKSYQAKTCLLDDFDFYENREKLSRSQRITEHAGPKQEVYNNDSYLNTVKARDVRREMQSSGTTNEETLSRLTKNLSLNPSGRRGFR; encoded by the exons ATGGCTTCAACCAATGGCTCTGGTGTTAAAGAATTTCCGGCTAGCGCTGTTGAAG CTCAGTCCAATCAAGCCGCAACAACAAATCATAGTGAGCAGCAGAATGAGGCACATCTG GTTCCCATAAAAGATTGTATTACATCTGATTTGACACCACCACATACCTTTTCTAGAGATGTTGCTGCTGGCTTTGCAG GGACAATTGTGGGTGTCGATGGGCATAATGTTATCCAGGAACTACCTGGTCAGCAACCTGACCTTTCTCACACTAGTTATTTTCAACAACCAGGCGTTCATGAATCAGAAGCCATGCCTTATCATTCACAAGTATCAACTTCTGTTGGCATGCAAAATAAATCTGTCAGTGGTTCTGTACTTGCAAAAAATTATCCAAAATCTTCTACCTTCGCAAATCAAAATAGCTCAAAATCTGCACATAGAAATGGAAGTATAACCAGCAGGTTATCCAAGACTATGACTGATACAGAAAAGGAAACTGGAATTTTAAAAAAG GCTCCTCATTTACATTCTAATTTTACAGCAGCCATCCCTCCAAGAACCTACAACCAAACAGGAAGTTTTTCATCATTTGCCGACCCAAGACGCGGCTTTCCCCATACTAACTACAGGCCAAGTGCCTCTACCAACTACAGACCAAGTGCGTCTACCAACTATAGACCAAGTGCCTATACCAACTACAGACCAAGTGCGTCTACCAACTACAGATCAAGTGCGTCTACCAACTATAGACCAAGTGGTCCAGTATCTAATGATAGAGTTTCGTTAAGTGAGAACTTCAGAAGTGCAGAATTTGACACGTCAAAGGAAATGATTCGGGGTCCTCGGTTTTATCGCAAAAATTCTAATCCAGAATCATCAGTTGTTAAGGATGAGTTTGCATTCACAGTATGCAGAGATCGATATAACCTTCCAGATTTCCAAACAAAATATGAAGCTGctaaattttatatgattaaatCTTTCAATGAAGATGACATTCATAAGGGCATTAAATATGATGTTTGGACAAGCACTCCACATGGAAATAAGAAGTTGAACGCTGCATTCCAAAATGCGGAAGCTAAATTAAGTGAGACAGGCACACAGTGCCCAGTCTTCCTCTTCTTCTCG GTTAATACAAGTGGGCAGTTTGTTGGAGTAGCTGAGATGCTAGGGCCAGTGGACTTCAAAAAAGACATGAAGTTTTGGAAACTTGACAAATACAACGGTTTCTTCCCAATTAAGTGGCATATAATAAAAGATGTTCCCAACCGCCAGTTTCTGCACATCATCCTTAAACATAATGAGAACAAGTGTGTAACTTTCAGTAGGGACACACAAGAG ATTGGACTGAAGGAAGGTCTGGAAATgctgaaaatatttaaaagttatcAAGCTAAGACTTGCCTATTGGATGATtttgatttctatgaaaatcGAGAGAAGTTATCTCGTTCCCAGAGGATTACTGAGCATGCAGGCCCGAAGCAGGAAGTGTATAACAATGACAGTTACCTT AACACTGTGAAGGCAAGAGACGTGAGAAGGGAGATGCAATCAAGTGGCACTACCAATGAAGAAACTCTGTCGAGACTAACAAAGAATCTATCTCTCAATCCCTCTGGAAGACGAGGCTTTAGATAG
- the LOC123910749 gene encoding YTH domain-containing protein ECT3-like isoform X2, with protein MALVLKNFRLALLKSNQAATTNHSEQQNEAHLVPIKDCITSDLTPPHTFSRDVAAGFAGTIVGVDGHNVIQELPGQQPDLSHTSYFQQPGVHESEAMPYHSQVSTSVGMQNKSVSGSVLAKNYPKSSTFANQNSSKSAHRNGSITSRLSKTMTDTEKETGILKKAPHLHSNFTAAIPPRTYNQTGSFSSFADPRRGFPHTNYRPSASTNYRPSASTNYRPSAYTNYRPSASTNYRSSASTNYRPSGPVSNDRVSLSENFRSAEFDTSKEMIRGPRFYRKNSNPESSVVKDEFAFTVCRDRYNLPDFQTKYEAAKFYMIKSFNEDDIHKGIKYDVWTSTPHGNKKLNAAFQNAEAKLSETGTQCPVFLFFSVNTSGQFVGVAEMLGPVDFKKDMKFWKLDKYNGFFPIKWHIIKDVPNRQFLHIILKHNENKCVTFSRDTQEIGLKEGLEMLKIFKSYQAKTCLLDDFDFYENREKLSRSQRITEHAGPKQEVYNNDSYLNTVKARDVRREMQSSGTTNEETLSRLTKNLSLNPSGRRGFR; from the exons ATGGCTCTGGTGTTAAAGAATTTCCGGCTAGCGCTGTTGAAG TCCAATCAAGCCGCAACAACAAATCATAGTGAGCAGCAGAATGAGGCACATCTG GTTCCCATAAAAGATTGTATTACATCTGATTTGACACCACCACATACCTTTTCTAGAGATGTTGCTGCTGGCTTTGCAG GGACAATTGTGGGTGTCGATGGGCATAATGTTATCCAGGAACTACCTGGTCAGCAACCTGACCTTTCTCACACTAGTTATTTTCAACAACCAGGCGTTCATGAATCAGAAGCCATGCCTTATCATTCACAAGTATCAACTTCTGTTGGCATGCAAAATAAATCTGTCAGTGGTTCTGTACTTGCAAAAAATTATCCAAAATCTTCTACCTTCGCAAATCAAAATAGCTCAAAATCTGCACATAGAAATGGAAGTATAACCAGCAGGTTATCCAAGACTATGACTGATACAGAAAAGGAAACTGGAATTTTAAAAAAG GCTCCTCATTTACATTCTAATTTTACAGCAGCCATCCCTCCAAGAACCTACAACCAAACAGGAAGTTTTTCATCATTTGCCGACCCAAGACGCGGCTTTCCCCATACTAACTACAGGCCAAGTGCCTCTACCAACTACAGACCAAGTGCGTCTACCAACTATAGACCAAGTGCCTATACCAACTACAGACCAAGTGCGTCTACCAACTACAGATCAAGTGCGTCTACCAACTATAGACCAAGTGGTCCAGTATCTAATGATAGAGTTTCGTTAAGTGAGAACTTCAGAAGTGCAGAATTTGACACGTCAAAGGAAATGATTCGGGGTCCTCGGTTTTATCGCAAAAATTCTAATCCAGAATCATCAGTTGTTAAGGATGAGTTTGCATTCACAGTATGCAGAGATCGATATAACCTTCCAGATTTCCAAACAAAATATGAAGCTGctaaattttatatgattaaatCTTTCAATGAAGATGACATTCATAAGGGCATTAAATATGATGTTTGGACAAGCACTCCACATGGAAATAAGAAGTTGAACGCTGCATTCCAAAATGCGGAAGCTAAATTAAGTGAGACAGGCACACAGTGCCCAGTCTTCCTCTTCTTCTCG GTTAATACAAGTGGGCAGTTTGTTGGAGTAGCTGAGATGCTAGGGCCAGTGGACTTCAAAAAAGACATGAAGTTTTGGAAACTTGACAAATACAACGGTTTCTTCCCAATTAAGTGGCATATAATAAAAGATGTTCCCAACCGCCAGTTTCTGCACATCATCCTTAAACATAATGAGAACAAGTGTGTAACTTTCAGTAGGGACACACAAGAG ATTGGACTGAAGGAAGGTCTGGAAATgctgaaaatatttaaaagttatcAAGCTAAGACTTGCCTATTGGATGATtttgatttctatgaaaatcGAGAGAAGTTATCTCGTTCCCAGAGGATTACTGAGCATGCAGGCCCGAAGCAGGAAGTGTATAACAATGACAGTTACCTT AACACTGTGAAGGCAAGAGACGTGAGAAGGGAGATGCAATCAAGTGGCACTACCAATGAAGAAACTCTGTCGAGACTAACAAAGAATCTATCTCTCAATCCCTCTGGAAGACGAGGCTTTAGATAG